The sequence GATTCAAATCAAGGTTAGAAAGGAACTAGGATTGTACACTACAGTTGGAATTGGTGATAATCCTTTGCAAGCCAAAATTGCTCTGGATATTTATGCCAAGCACAATCCTGAGTTAATCGCTGAAATCCATTATCAAACCGTTCCGGAGAAAATCTGGACAATCAGTGAATTAACCGATGTCTGGAGTATCGCTAAACGGACTAAAAAGCGCCTTAATCGCCTTGGAATCCACAACATGTATGAATTAGCCAACACAAATCCTTTTTACTTAAAGCAGGAATTAGGGCTGATTGGCGAGCAGTTATTTGCGATTAGTTGGGGGATTGATCGAACAAATTTGTCTGATAATCTCAGACCTAAGAATCATAGTATTGGCAATTCACAAGTTTTGCCTAGAGATTACTTTAACCAAGCGGAGATAGAGACGGTTATCAAGGAAATGGGTCAACAAGTTGCTTCTCGATTGCGCCATCATCACAAACAAGCCGGATGTATTTCTTTGACCGTGACTTATTCATATTCTGGGGATGACAGTGAACGTGGTGGCTTCAGTGTAGCTCGAAATATTGATGTGACTGATAAGGATTGGGAAATCAACCAGGCTCTGATTTACATGTTCGAGAATTATTGGCAAGGACAACCGGTCAGGAACTTGGCAGTTTATTCGTCCAAACTAGTCACCAAAGTAGCACAACAATTAGACTTCTTCACTCCAATTCAAACTCAATGTGCCAATGAAGATAAGTTAGCC comes from Companilactobacillus pabuli and encodes:
- a CDS encoding Y-family DNA polymerase; the encoded protein is MDYRKEPHGVYFLIDNKSFYASVEATLRGLNPLKELLVVMSEADNAGSGLILATSPMAKKIFHLKANVSRQRDLPQDPRLIVVPPRMNLYIKRNLQINNIFREFAAEKDVWPYSIDESIIDMTHSWKLFGDSPKQVARLIQIKVRKELGLYTTVGIGDNPLQAKIALDIYAKHNPELIAEIHYQTVPEKIWTISELTDVWSIAKRTKKRLNRLGIHNMYELANTNPFYLKQELGLIGEQLFAISWGIDRTNLSDNLRPKNHSIGNSQVLPRDYFNQAEIETVIKEMGQQVASRLRHHHKQAGCISLTVTYSYSGDDSERGGFSVARNIDVTDKDWEINQALIYMFENYWQGQPVRNLAVYSSKLVTKVAQQLDFFTPIQTQCANEDKLAVIDQIRARYGFKSIVYANSLLKGGTAINRSSLVGGHNGGNAYE